Proteins co-encoded in one Gopherus evgoodei ecotype Sinaloan lineage chromosome 4, rGopEvg1_v1.p, whole genome shotgun sequence genomic window:
- the LOC115651589 gene encoding sperm acrosome membrane-associated protein 3-like — MAALVLLSILACVLVGNMGKIFRRCELAQVLHQAGMDGFRGYNLADWLCMAFHESRFNTDMVDHEADGSTDNGIFQINSRQWCDDYRSSTRNLCHMHCSDLLTSNINDDIVCAMQIVQKPRGMGAWLAWRKHCEGHDLSQWVEGCNVGSR, encoded by the exons ATGGCAGCTCTTGTGCTACTATCCATCTTGGCCTGTGTCCTTGTGGGGAACATGGGGAAGATCTTCCGGCGCTGCGAGCTAGCGCAGGTGCTGCACCAGGCAGGGATGGATGGGTTCCGAGGCTACAACCTGGCTGATT GGCTGTGCATGGCATTCCATGAAAGTCGGTTCAACACGGACATGGTGGACCATGAAGCTGATGGCAGCACTGACAACGGCATCTTCCAGATCAACAGCCGCCAGTGGTGCGATGACTACAGGAGCTCTACCCGGAACCTCTGTCACATGCACTGCAGTG atttGCTGACCAGTAACATCAACGATGACATCGTGTGTGCCATGCAGATTGTGCAAAAGCCAAGGGGCATGGGGGCCTG GCTGGCCTGGAGGAAACACTGTGAGGGCCATGACCTCTCACAGTGGGTGGAAGGATGCAATGTGGGAAGTAGATGA